A single region of the Brachypodium distachyon strain Bd21 chromosome 3, Brachypodium_distachyon_v3.0, whole genome shotgun sequence genome encodes:
- the LOC100838003 gene encoding putative F-box protein PP2-B8 isoform X1: MGSQAAAAEEEQSRGSTAARANMGDLPESCVAHVLALTSPRDACRCAAVSPTFRDAAGSDAVWARFLPPDYRALLPPPARSSKKEAYLGLADSAAVLMEDGGGGGMAVWLAKGSGGKCVALSARRLCLPWDDGELCWRWTPHPLSSSWRKACLVGLTPPARSAAAMQQPACNPLAGADCLVALQQLAVEEEKRRWRRKRGETAAAEEKRPRNLGGPAQEDPQGMAGVQISEEDWLRKIGVISEEERRGISRRNRSSCELRRRKMARRRSGASREETKDERDEKAPLHQKNARFEHIWHAGSSPIFPAAMQRAGAGQGPCREPNRSVFAARLRAKAHAGDQTRPKRVLCHRPAIHELRATS, encoded by the exons atggggagccaggcggcggcggcggaggaggagcagagcaggggctcgacggcggcgcgggcgaacATGGGCGACCTCCCGGAATCCTGCGTGGCGCACGTGCTGGCGCTGACCTCCCCGCGCGACGCGTGCCGCTGCGCCGCCGTGTCCCCGACCTTCCGCGACGCCGCCGGGTCCGACGCCGTCTGGGCGCGCTTCCTCCCGCCCGACTAccgcgccctcctcccgccgccggccaggtCGTCCAAGAAGGAGGCCTACCTCGGGCTCGCCGACAGCGCCGCGGTCCTCatggaggacggcggcggcggcggcatggcggTGTGGCTGGCGAAAGGGAGCGGCGGCAAGTGCGTGGCGCTGTCGGCCAGGAGGCTCTGCTTGCCCTGGGACGACGGCGAGCTCTGCTGGCGATGGACGCCCCACCCCCTCTCCAG CTCGTGGAGGAAAGCGTGTTTGGTTGGGCTGACGCCCCCAGCTCGCAGCGCAGCCGCGATGCAGCAGCCGGCATGCAATCCTCTCGCTGGAGCCGATTGTTTGGTAGCCTTGCAGCAGttggcggtggaggaggagaaacggcggtggaggagaaaaCGAGGAGaaacggcagcggcggaggagaaacGGCCACGGAATCTCGGGGGACCAGCACAGGAGGACCCGCAGGGGATGGCCGGCGTCCagatctcggaggaggactggCTGAGGAAGATCGGCGTGATCTCGGAGGAAGAAAGGCGGGGGATCTCGAGGAGGAACCGCTCCTCATGCGAACTGCGGCGGAGGAAAATGGCTaggcggcggagcggcgcgAGTCGGGAAGAAACGAAAGATGAAAGAGACGAGAAAGCGCCGCTGCACCAGAAAAACGCCCGATTCGAGCATATCTGGCATGCAGGCTCCAGCCCGATTTTTCCAGCCGCGATGCAGCGTGCGGGTGCAGGCCAAGGCCCGTGCAGGGAACCAAACCGGTCCGTTTTTGCAGCTCGGCTGCGGGCCAAGGCCCATGCGGGAGACCAAACACGCCCTAAGCGTGTCCTTTGTCATAGGCCGGCTATCCATGAGTTAAGAGCCACTAGTtga